A window from Acidobacteriota bacterium encodes these proteins:
- a CDS encoding DUF2961 domain-containing protein, whose protein sequence is MDALEHLGLGLGGLPLLSRARTRSISPENPGGEKGRGGMAEPNPATLPFSQAASHLGQGWKVSPFYKVKPGETLTLMDVEGPGLIQHIWLVADPAKGRSHVLRFYWDGEESPSIETPVSDFFAVGHNRFARVNSLAVTVIPKSAFNCYWPMPFRRRARISFTNEDQEELGLLTYQITYAETEIPDGAGYLHACWRRAVTDRDQPEYVILDDVRGQGKYAGTFLAWTQLSDGWFGEGEIKFFIDGDGEFPTICGTGTEDYFCGSFGFPETYSTAYAGNVLKHSGEDGPPKWSLYRWHIRDPICFQQDLRVTIQALGWWPNGKYQPLADDIASVAYWYQTEPHVPFPELPGLAHRWPR, encoded by the coding sequence ATGGATGCACTGGAACATCTTGGCCTGGGGCTGGGGGGACTGCCCCTGCTGAGCCGGGCGCGAACCCGCTCGATTTCTCCTGAGAATCCCGGCGGAGAGAAGGGGAGGGGGGGGATGGCGGAGCCCAATCCCGCGACCCTGCCCTTCAGCCAAGCGGCCAGCCACCTGGGACAGGGATGGAAGGTCAGTCCCTTCTACAAGGTGAAACCCGGTGAGACCCTGACCCTGATGGACGTCGAAGGGCCCGGACTGATTCAGCACATCTGGCTGGTGGCCGATCCCGCCAAGGGACGCTCCCACGTCCTTCGTTTCTACTGGGACGGGGAGGAGTCTCCCTCCATTGAGACCCCCGTCTCCGACTTCTTCGCCGTGGGACACAACCGGTTCGCCCGGGTCAACTCGCTGGCCGTGACCGTCATCCCCAAGTCGGCCTTCAACTGTTACTGGCCCATGCCCTTCCGGCGCCGGGCCAGGATCAGCTTCACCAACGAAGACCAGGAAGAGCTGGGGCTTCTCACCTACCAGATCACCTACGCCGAGACCGAGATCCCCGACGGCGCGGGCTATCTGCACGCCTGCTGGCGGCGGGCCGTGACCGACCGCGACCAACCCGAATACGTCATCCTGGACGACGTCCGGGGGCAGGGCAAATACGCCGGGACCTTCCTGGCCTGGACGCAGTTGTCGGACGGCTGGTTCGGCGAAGGGGAGATCAAGTTCTTCATCGACGGGGACGGGGAGTTCCCCACCATCTGCGGCACCGGGACCGAAGACTACTTTTGCGGAAGCTTCGGGTTCCCCGAGACCTACAGCACGGCCTACGCCGGTAACGTGCTCAAGCATTCGGGGGAAGACGGTCCGCCCAAGTGGAGCCTCTACCGATGGCACATCAGGGATCCCATCTGCTTCCAGCAGGACTTGCGCGTGACCATCCAGGCACTGGGCTGGTGGCCGAACGGCAAGTACCAGCCGCTGGCCGATGACATCGCTTCGGTGGCCTACTGGTACCA